From the genome of Gemmatimonadota bacterium, one region includes:
- a CDS encoding PQQ-binding-like beta-propeller repeat protein produces the protein MSSTRVGSLLSLVCVLSLASCAPPAQPEPGMAPGAQYSEWRVHQGDAAASHYAPLSQINRSNVAELQVAWYWESIDEELKERDEEARRMGGALWYEATPLLVDGTLYTITSLGQIAAIHPGTGRTLWSYDPKTWESGRPVNLGFIVRGLSYWTDGERKRLLIGSNDAFLISLDVETGEPDPAFGNAGRVDLTQGLGVDVEDRQTFILGYGVNSPVTISRDVVVVGSAIRDTPQTRDVPPGHVRGYDVRTGELLWIFHTIPQPGEFGNDTWEDDSWRAAGATNVWTPMSADDELGYVYLPVGSPSHNWYGGHRFGTNLYASSLVAVNVETGEPVWHYQLVHHSIWDYDPVAAPNLIDITVDGREIRAVAQVTKQGFLFVFDRVTGEPVWPIDEQPVPQSDVAGERTHPTQPIPTKPAPFEPNGAFEENLIDFTPDLRARALEIFQRYRTGPVYTPPSVEGTIVNPGWAGGGNWNGAAFDPETQYLYIPSYTDYTVVALRKTDTGASEDFDYLWGGARTPTVDGLPIFKPPWGRVTAIDMSTGEHVWQVANGRGPRDHPALADLDLGDLGRGLGSGESFPLLTKTLLFTTVDGQRSEPPRLYAYDKSNGDVLWDFELPAGVHANPMTYMYEGRQYLAVAVGRGRTGEGIVALALETSSF, from the coding sequence ATGTCGAGCACTCGTGTGGGAAGTCTGCTCTCCCTGGTCTGCGTCTTATCGCTCGCCTCTTGCGCTCCGCCCGCGCAGCCCGAACCGGGCATGGCCCCCGGCGCTCAGTACAGCGAGTGGCGCGTGCACCAGGGCGACGCAGCCGCGTCACACTACGCTCCCCTCAGTCAGATCAATCGTAGCAACGTCGCAGAGCTTCAGGTGGCCTGGTACTGGGAGTCCATCGACGAAGAGCTCAAAGAGCGCGATGAGGAAGCGCGCCGGATGGGCGGGGCCCTCTGGTATGAGGCGACGCCGCTCCTGGTGGACGGAACGCTCTACACCATCACCTCGCTGGGCCAGATCGCCGCGATTCACCCAGGAACCGGCCGGACCCTTTGGTCCTACGATCCGAAGACCTGGGAGTCGGGTCGGCCGGTCAACCTGGGCTTCATCGTGCGCGGCCTCTCCTATTGGACTGATGGGGAGAGGAAGCGACTTCTCATCGGATCCAACGACGCGTTCCTGATCTCGCTCGATGTAGAAACAGGGGAGCCGGATCCCGCTTTCGGGAATGCCGGAAGGGTGGACCTGACCCAGGGACTCGGTGTCGACGTCGAAGATCGCCAGACCTTCATACTGGGCTACGGGGTCAACTCACCCGTGACGATCAGCCGTGACGTGGTGGTCGTTGGCTCCGCGATTCGGGACACGCCCCAGACCCGCGACGTCCCACCCGGACACGTCCGGGGCTATGACGTACGGACCGGCGAGCTGCTCTGGATCTTCCACACGATCCCTCAGCCGGGCGAGTTCGGGAACGACACCTGGGAGGACGACTCCTGGCGCGCCGCCGGAGCGACCAACGTCTGGACGCCGATGAGCGCCGACGACGAGCTCGGCTATGTGTATCTGCCCGTGGGGTCGCCCTCCCACAACTGGTACGGGGGCCACCGCTTCGGCACGAACCTCTACGCGTCGAGCTTGGTGGCGGTCAATGTCGAGACTGGAGAGCCGGTGTGGCACTACCAGCTCGTCCATCACTCTATCTGGGATTACGACCCGGTCGCGGCGCCGAACCTGATCGACATCACCGTGGACGGCAGGGAGATCAGGGCCGTCGCACAGGTCACGAAGCAGGGGTTTCTGTTCGTCTTCGATCGAGTGACAGGCGAGCCCGTGTGGCCCATCGATGAGCAGCCGGTCCCGCAGTCCGACGTAGCCGGTGAGCGGACCCATCCCACGCAGCCGATCCCCACGAAACCGGCTCCTTTCGAACCGAATGGAGCCTTCGAAGAGAACTTGATCGACTTCACGCCGGACCTTAGGGCACGGGCGCTCGAAATCTTCCAGCGATATCGTACTGGTCCTGTGTACACACCGCCTTCCGTCGAGGGCACGATCGTCAACCCGGGGTGGGCGGGCGGCGGGAACTGGAACGGGGCCGCGTTCGACCCGGAGACCCAGTACCTCTACATCCCTTCGTATACCGACTACACAGTCGTCGCGCTGAGGAAGACGGACACCGGGGCGTCGGAGGACTTCGACTATCTCTGGGGAGGCGCTCGGACCCCGACGGTGGATGGCCTACCGATCTTCAAGCCGCCGTGGGGTCGAGTCACGGCCATCGACATGAGCACTGGCGAGCACGTGTGGCAGGTCGCGAACGGCCGCGGGCCGCGAGATCACCCGGCTCTTGCCGACCTCGATCTGGGCGATCTGGGGAGGGGGCTTGGCAGCGGGGAGAGCTTCCCGCTTCTCACGAAGACGCTGTTGTTCACCACTGTCGACGGGCAGAGATCGGAGCCTCCGCGTCTGTACGCCTACGACAAGTCGAACGGCGACGTGCTGTGGGACTTCGAGCTACCGGCGGGCGTACACGCCAACCCAATGACATACATGTATGAGGGCCGGCAGTACCTGGCGGTCGCCGTGGGTCGCGGCCGAACCGGAGAAGGCATCGTGGCCTTGGCGCTGGAGACGTCGAGTTTCTAA
- a CDS encoding glutamyl-tRNA amidotransferase, whose product MCRNAVGVLALLTIGSLSAAASAQTLTLSSATIEDLNAAFDAGTLTSERLVELYLARIEAYNQQGPALNAILWLNDAALATARALDAERTASGPRSPLHGIPVVLKDNIDTFDMPTTAGSLLLVGSIPPDDAFIVKKLRDAGAIILAKVNMSEFASGVTMSSVGGFIRNPHDPARSPAGSSGGTGAGIAAAFAQLGVGTDTGGSVRGPTTANGIAGLKPTHGLLSRDGIVPLALSFDMAGPMARHVYDVAVMLGAMTGVDPADAATLKSEGRFETDYTQFLDEGALRGARIGIGRDFLGSDAEVDWIIEASLQTMRDAGATVVDVRFPQWLLDVKGDWYTTIRWREFRAQIPEYLATIGPEYPKTLAEMVERSLEITSTTPDGGTPNPTRWSLLMQEERSGTLDDHEYVAMRDHGMPMVRSIVEGLMDAHDLDAIVYPTSPTRPSLVDGGGRGGGSSATNIANLTGFPDLIVPAGFTSNRLPVGISFLGRPFSEPRLFGLGYAFEVATKVRRDPVATPPLRGEEIRR is encoded by the coding sequence ATGTGCCGCAATGCGGTCGGCGTCCTGGCACTTCTGACCATTGGGAGCCTTTCCGCCGCGGCGTCCGCACAGACGCTCACGCTCTCGTCAGCCACGATCGAGGATCTCAACGCTGCGTTCGATGCCGGAACACTCACGTCCGAGCGGCTCGTCGAGCTCTACCTCGCCCGCATCGAGGCGTACAACCAACAAGGGCCTGCGCTCAACGCGATCCTCTGGCTGAACGACGCGGCGCTCGCAACGGCTCGGGCGCTCGATGCTGAGCGCACGGCGAGTGGTCCGCGCTCGCCGCTGCACGGCATTCCCGTCGTGCTCAAGGACAACATCGACACGTTCGACATGCCGACGACGGCGGGCTCATTGCTCCTGGTGGGCTCCATCCCTCCGGACGACGCGTTCATCGTGAAGAAGCTGCGCGACGCAGGAGCGATCATCTTGGCCAAGGTCAACATGAGCGAGTTTGCTTCGGGTGTGACGATGAGCTCGGTGGGCGGCTTCATCCGCAACCCCCACGATCCCGCACGCTCGCCAGCCGGCTCGTCCGGCGGGACCGGCGCGGGTATCGCCGCGGCGTTCGCGCAGCTCGGCGTCGGCACCGACACGGGCGGCTCCGTGCGTGGGCCGACCACCGCCAACGGGATCGCGGGGCTCAAGCCCACACACGGCTTGTTAAGCCGTGACGGCATCGTCCCCTTGGCGCTGTCCTTCGACATGGCCGGCCCGATGGCGCGTCACGTCTACGACGTCGCCGTGATGCTCGGCGCGATGACCGGCGTCGATCCGGCCGACGCCGCGACGCTCAAGAGCGAGGGACGTTTCGAGACCGACTACACGCAGTTCCTGGATGAGGGCGCGCTGCGCGGCGCACGGATCGGGATCGGCCGCGACTTCCTCGGCTCGGACGCCGAGGTCGACTGGATCATCGAAGCATCCTTGCAGACCATGCGGGACGCCGGGGCCACTGTCGTCGATGTTCGCTTCCCGCAGTGGCTACTCGACGTGAAGGGCGACTGGTACACGACGATCCGCTGGCGCGAGTTCCGCGCACAGATTCCCGAGTACCTCGCTACCATAGGCCCGGAGTACCCCAAGACGCTCGCCGAGATGGTCGAACGCTCGCTCGAGATCACATCGACCACCCCAGACGGCGGAACCCCCAACCCGACGCGGTGGTCGCTCCTCATGCAGGAGGAGCGAAGCGGAACCCTCGACGACCACGAGTATGTCGCGATGCGGGACCACGGCATGCCGATGGTGCGGAGCATCGTCGAAGGTCTCATGGATGCCCACGACCTCGACGCGATCGTCTATCCGACGTCACCCACCCGGCCGTCACTGGTGGATGGTGGTGGCAGGGGTGGGGGCTCATCGGCGACCAACATCGCCAACCTCACGGGCTTCCCTGACCTGATCGTCCCGGCTGGCTTCACGAGCAACCGACTTCCGGTGGGGATCTCGTTCCTGGGGCGTCCCTTTAGCGAGCCCCGCCTGTTCGGGCTCGGCTACGCCTTCGAGGTGGCCACCAAAGTCCGCCGGGACCCGGTGGCCACTCCGCCACTGCGTGGGGAGGAGATCCGAAGGTAG
- a CDS encoding S9 family peptidase produces MLRSKSSALSSLILAAVLAAPMSAQQGALTFMDVQRINRGGSWAPSPDGALMLYTISTPDWQEDQSQSDIHVVSLSEGVASSRQLTFTDDKNESQPTWAPDGSYFVFASNRDSDDSENQLYLMRHDGGEARKITDEEHGVSGFSFSPVGSWLVYRSGDPGQEQLHRLPVSDLFVADAEQITAGQAGVEQWDWSPDGATIYFVRPDSFDEDDKRRREEGFTVDVKNAVTPLSSLWSVEVASIRESRLTHDSGFSVDAFVVSDDGRWLSFTGGSIERYDRNITGARLYADQYLMDVATGAVERLTENYEVGERATQFSPDGRWIAFSGPDDLERYSMTENRIYIREVESRGGAFRKLGSAFDQSLSIGFWSEDSRTIYFNAGVKVTSQLHALDIERDEVTQVTEERASLSVTRDDDTGVILINYSDPRTPPTVFTVSDVHDVDRRSRWIQLVDLNPQLADVALGEEVEINWTSTDGKTVGGVLVYPVGYQEGTRYPLIVAIHGGPASADVLRFRGGYSSAQVYAGAGYATLKPNYRGSRNYGNAHRTDIVGDYFTLGYDDIMTGVDYLIAEGIVDEDQMGVLGWSAGGHWSNWILTHTDRFKAISSGAGTMNWISMYAQSDVQRNRQFYVGDGFLYEDFDTYFDQSPLKYITNAKTPTMIHVVEGDPRVPSPQSVELHMALKKLDVPTELFMYPGRSHGIPDARNRLVKAVSEMAWMDHYVRGIGDKFEWKQVLETLEAKDRPRPISDR; encoded by the coding sequence ATGCTCCGCTCCAAGTCCTCGGCCCTCTCCTCCCTGATTCTCGCCGCCGTCTTGGCTGCCCCGATGTCCGCGCAACAGGGTGCGCTCACGTTCATGGACGTGCAGCGCATCAACAGAGGCGGGTCGTGGGCGCCGAGCCCGGACGGCGCGTTGATGCTGTATACGATCTCGACCCCCGATTGGCAGGAGGACCAGTCGCAGAGCGATATTCATGTGGTCTCGCTCTCGGAAGGCGTTGCGTCTAGCCGCCAACTGACCTTCACCGACGACAAGAACGAGTCTCAGCCGACGTGGGCACCGGACGGCTCGTATTTCGTGTTCGCGTCCAACCGGGACTCCGACGACAGCGAAAATCAGCTGTATCTGATGCGTCATGACGGCGGCGAGGCGCGCAAGATCACCGACGAGGAGCACGGCGTGTCGGGCTTCAGCTTCAGTCCGGTCGGCTCATGGCTTGTGTACCGGAGCGGTGACCCCGGGCAAGAGCAGCTTCATCGGCTGCCCGTTTCCGACCTATTCGTTGCGGACGCCGAACAGATCACCGCTGGGCAGGCCGGTGTCGAGCAGTGGGATTGGAGCCCTGATGGGGCCACGATCTACTTCGTTCGGCCGGACTCGTTCGACGAAGACGACAAGCGCCGCCGCGAAGAAGGATTCACTGTCGACGTGAAGAACGCGGTTACCCCGCTGTCGAGCCTGTGGTCGGTCGAGGTCGCGAGCATACGCGAAAGCCGGCTGACCCACGACTCAGGCTTCAGCGTAGACGCGTTCGTAGTCTCCGATGATGGTCGGTGGCTCTCCTTCACGGGCGGCTCGATCGAGCGGTACGATCGCAACATTACCGGCGCGCGCCTCTACGCGGACCAGTACCTCATGGATGTGGCCACGGGGGCGGTCGAGCGACTGACCGAGAACTACGAGGTCGGGGAGCGCGCGACCCAATTCTCGCCGGACGGGCGCTGGATCGCGTTCTCAGGGCCCGACGACCTGGAACGGTACTCGATGACCGAGAACCGAATCTATATCCGGGAGGTCGAGTCACGGGGTGGTGCGTTCCGCAAGCTCGGCTCGGCGTTCGACCAGAGTCTGTCGATCGGATTCTGGTCGGAGGATTCACGGACGATCTACTTCAATGCCGGGGTGAAGGTCACGAGCCAGCTGCATGCGCTCGACATCGAGCGGGATGAAGTCACACAGGTAACAGAGGAGCGGGCTTCGCTTTCGGTGACCCGCGACGACGATACCGGCGTGATCCTGATCAACTACTCCGATCCGCGTACTCCCCCGACCGTGTTCACCGTCTCCGACGTGCATGATGTGGACCGTCGATCCCGGTGGATACAACTGGTCGACCTGAATCCTCAGCTCGCCGACGTGGCGCTCGGCGAGGAGGTCGAGATCAACTGGACCTCGACCGACGGCAAGACGGTCGGCGGGGTTCTCGTCTACCCGGTCGGGTACCAGGAGGGCACACGGTATCCGCTGATCGTAGCGATCCACGGCGGCCCGGCCTCGGCGGACGTTCTTCGTTTCAGGGGTGGGTACTCCAGCGCCCAGGTCTATGCCGGAGCGGGCTACGCCACGCTGAAGCCGAACTACCGGGGATCCAGGAACTACGGAAACGCACATCGGACAGACATCGTAGGGGACTACTTCACGCTCGGTTACGACGACATCATGACGGGCGTGGATTACCTCATCGCGGAGGGCATCGTCGATGAGGACCAGATGGGCGTCCTGGGGTGGAGCGCGGGCGGGCATTGGTCGAACTGGATCCTTACCCACACCGACCGCTTCAAGGCGATCAGCTCGGGGGCAGGCACCATGAACTGGATCAGCATGTACGCCCAGAGCGACGTCCAGCGGAACCGCCAGTTCTACGTGGGAGACGGCTTCCTCTACGAGGACTTCGACACCTACTTCGACCAGTCACCACTCAAGTACATCACCAACGCCAAGACGCCGACCATGATTCACGTCGTCGAAGGTGATCCGCGAGTGCCGAGCCCGCAGTCGGTCGAGCTTCACATGGCTCTCAAGAAGCTCGACGTGCCTACCGAGCTGTTCATGTATCCCGGCCGCAGCCACGGCATCCCCGATGCGCGCAACCGGTTGGTGAAGGCGGTGAGCGAGATGGCATGGATGGATCACTACGTGCGCGGGATCGGCGACAAGTTCGAGTGGAAGCAGGTCCTCGAGACCCTCGAAGCCAAGGATCGCCCGCGGCCGATATCGGACCGCTGA
- a CDS encoding pyrroloquinoline quinone-dependent dehydrogenase → MLALGLFCWSPAGSPAAAQSGAADGQWRSYGGDPGHTKYSALDQINEDNVGSLEVAWTWTSVDEGLRARNEVMRVRGAFQTYAYEVTPLYVNGVLYTTTSLGQIAAIDPGTGETLWSYDPALYLEGRPAVHGFMTRGLAYWTDGAEERLIYAAGRVYLVSIDAKTGEPDLTFGRGGRVDLKEGLGRTIDARRYTVSSPPLVVGDVVVVGSAMTEGTGYQEAPPGHVRGYDVRTGKMKWIFHTIPQMGELGYETWEDDSWRLSGGANVWTLMSADEELGYVYLPVGSPVTDFYGGHRLGDNLFANSLVCLDAETGERVWHFQFVHHTVWDYDPPAAPNLIDITVDGRRIEAVAQITKQGFTFVFDRATGEPVWPIEERPVPQSTLVGERTSPTQPYPTKPPLFLTNGATEDDVIDFTPELRAEGLAIFREHNAGPLYTPLTPGTNIVRPGWSGGANWWGAAFDPDTGRLYVPSWAHFSLVRMEPGDPERSDMMIRPQVRDLVGPRGLPLFKPPYSQLTAFDMNAGEKLWSVPVGDGPRDHEALRHLQLPRLGSFQKLGGPLLTKTLLFIGQGMNTNRIGAYDKETGEELWRMDVGGQFHAAPITYLLDGKQYIVLAVGGSGEPERLVALALR, encoded by the coding sequence ATGCTCGCATTGGGCCTCTTCTGTTGGAGCCCGGCGGGGAGCCCGGCGGCTGCGCAGTCAGGCGCGGCGGACGGTCAGTGGCGGAGCTACGGAGGGGATCCAGGACACACCAAGTACTCTGCCCTCGATCAGATCAACGAGGACAACGTCGGGAGCCTGGAGGTCGCCTGGACCTGGACGTCGGTGGACGAGGGGCTCAGAGCCCGTAATGAGGTGATGCGTGTACGTGGAGCTTTCCAGACCTACGCCTACGAGGTCACGCCTCTTTATGTGAACGGTGTGCTGTACACCACCACCTCTCTCGGTCAAATCGCCGCGATCGATCCCGGAACGGGCGAGACGCTGTGGAGCTACGATCCGGCTCTGTACCTGGAAGGCCGCCCGGCCGTGCATGGGTTCATGACCCGCGGGCTCGCCTATTGGACGGACGGCGCGGAGGAGCGGCTCATCTATGCGGCGGGGCGAGTGTACCTCGTCTCGATCGATGCGAAGACCGGGGAGCCCGATCTCACGTTCGGTCGGGGCGGACGAGTCGACCTCAAGGAAGGTCTCGGAAGAACGATCGACGCGCGCCGCTACACGGTGAGCTCACCTCCGTTGGTGGTCGGCGACGTCGTAGTGGTCGGCTCCGCAATGACCGAGGGCACCGGGTACCAGGAGGCGCCGCCCGGGCACGTGCGGGGGTACGACGTGAGGACAGGCAAAATGAAGTGGATCTTCCACACCATTCCCCAGATGGGCGAGCTTGGATACGAGACCTGGGAAGACGATTCGTGGAGGCTCTCCGGAGGTGCCAACGTCTGGACCCTGATGAGCGCCGACGAGGAGCTCGGCTACGTCTACCTCCCGGTCGGATCGCCGGTCACGGACTTCTACGGCGGACATCGACTCGGCGACAATCTGTTCGCCAACTCCCTGGTATGCCTCGACGCCGAAACCGGTGAACGCGTGTGGCACTTCCAATTCGTCCACCACACGGTGTGGGACTACGATCCTCCGGCGGCACCCAACCTCATCGACATCACCGTCGACGGTCGCCGGATCGAAGCCGTCGCTCAGATCACCAAACAGGGCTTCACGTTCGTTTTCGATCGGGCGACGGGCGAGCCGGTCTGGCCGATCGAGGAGCGACCCGTTCCACAGAGCACTCTGGTAGGCGAGCGGACATCGCCTACGCAGCCATATCCCACCAAGCCCCCACTCTTCCTCACGAACGGAGCGACCGAGGACGACGTCATCGACTTCACTCCCGAGTTGAGAGCGGAGGGGCTAGCCATCTTTCGTGAGCACAATGCCGGACCCCTCTATACGCCCCTGACGCCGGGGACCAACATCGTGCGACCCGGCTGGAGTGGCGGCGCCAACTGGTGGGGTGCGGCGTTCGACCCCGACACTGGGCGACTCTATGTGCCTAGCTGGGCTCACTTCTCGCTCGTCCGGATGGAGCCCGGGGATCCCGAGCGCTCCGACATGATGATTCGGCCTCAGGTACGGGACCTGGTCGGCCCGCGGGGCCTTCCACTCTTCAAGCCCCCATACTCGCAGCTCACGGCCTTCGACATGAACGCGGGCGAGAAGCTCTGGAGCGTCCCCGTCGGGGACGGACCTCGGGACCATGAAGCCCTGCGGCACCTGCAGCTACCACGGCTCGGTAGCTTTCAGAAGCTCGGGGGACCGCTTCTGACGAAGACCCTTCTGTTCATCGGACAAGGGATGAATACGAACCGGATCGGGGCATACGACAAGGAGACCGGCGAGGAGCTGTGGAGAATGGACGTGGGGGGCCAGTTCCACGCCGCCCCAATCACATACTTGCTCGACGGTAAGCAATACATCGTGCTTGCCGTCGGCGGGAGCGGCGAGCCGGAGCGGCTCGTTGCGCTGGCGTTGCGTTGA